From the Homo sapiens chromosome 1, GRCh38.p14 Primary Assembly genome, one window contains:
- the CTBS gene encoding di-N-acetylchitobiase precursor has product MSRPQLRRWRLVSSPPSGVPGLALLALLALLALRLAAGTDCPCPEPELCRPIRHHPDFEVFVFDVGQKTWKSYDWSQITTVATFGKYDSELMCYAHSKGARVVLKGDVSLKDIIDPAFRASWIAQKLNLAKTQYMDGINIDIEQEVNCLSPEYDALTALVKETTDSFHREIEGSQVTFDVAWSPKNIDRRCYNYTGIADACDFLFVMSYDEQSQIWSECIAAANAPYNQTLTGYNDYIKMSINPKKLVMGVPWYGYDYTCLNLSEDHVCTIAKVPFRGAPCSDAAGRQVPYKTIMKQINSSISGNLWDKDQRAPYYNYKDPAGHFHQVWYDNPQSISLKATYIQNYRLRGIGMWNANCLDYSGDAVAKQQTEEMWEVLKPKLLQR; this is encoded by the exons ATGTCCCGGCCGCAGCTTCGACGCTGGCGCCTCGTCTCTAGCCCGCCGAGCGGCGTCCCGGGTCTAGCGCTGCTGGCGCTGCTGGCGCTGCTGGCGCTGCGGCTCGCGGCCGGGACCGACTGCCCATGCCCGGAGCCTGAGCTCTGCCGCCCGATTCGCCACCATCCAGATTTCGAG GTCTTTGTGTTTGATGTTGGACAGAAAACTTGGAAATCTTATGATTGGTCACAGATTACAACTGTGGcaacatttggaaaatatgacTCAGAACTTATGTGCTACGCTCATTCAAAAGGAGCCAGAGTAGTACTTAAAG GAGATGTATCCTTAAAGGATATCATTGATCCTGCTTTCAGAGCATCCTGGATAGCTCAAAAACTTAATTTGGCCAAAACACAATATATGGATGGAATTAATATAGATATAGAGCAAGAAGTTAATTGTTTATCACCTGAATATGATGCATTAACTGCTTTAGTCAAAGAAACTACAGACTCTTTCCATCGTGAAATTGAGGGATCACAG GTAACCTTTGATGTAGCTTGGTCTCCAAAGAACATAGACAGAAGATGCTATAATTATACTGGAATCGCAGATGCTTGTGACTTCCTCTTTGTGATGTCTTATGATGAACAAAGTCAGATCTGGTCAGAATGTATTGCAGCAGCCAATGCTCCCTATAATCAGACATTAACTG GATATAATGACTACATCAAGATGAGCATTAATCCTAAGAAACTTGTAATGGGTGTTCCTTGGTATGGTTATGATTATACCTGCCTGAATCTGTCTGAG GATCATGTTTGTACCATTGCAAAAGTCCCTTTCCGGGGGGCTCCTTGTAGTGACGCTGCAGGACGTCAGGTGCCCTACAAAACGATCATGAAGCAAATAAATAGTTCTATTTCTGGAAACCTATGGGATAAAGATCAGCGGGCTCCTTATTATAACTATAAA gaTCCTGCTGGCCACTTTCATCAAGTATGGTATGATAACCCTCAGAGTATTTCTTTAAAGGCAACATATATACAAAACTATCGCTTACGGGGCATTGGCATGTGGAATGCAAACTGTCTTGACTACTCTGGAGATGCTGTAGCCAAACAGCAAACTGAAGAAATGTGGGAAGTCTTAAAGCCAAAGCTGTTACAGAGATGA